The nucleotide sequence TTCGGCAATAACCGATCGCTTGCCCGATACCATTACCAGCGGATCAACGTTCCGGCTGGCCATGATCTCGCCGAGAATGGGAACCTGGGATACCGATTCTACGTCGGTCCGGCGGCTGACGCGGTCGTTCAAGGCGTCGCGGGCGGCCAGAACACCTACCGGAAACACCAGTCCTAAAAGGCCAAACAAAAGGAAAATGGTAGCTTTTACGGGTTTTACTGGCTCACGACCACTACGCGGGGGATCAATCGTGCGGCTATCGGCCACGGTCGACGCGTACGACAGGGCCGTTTCTTCGCGCTTCGCCAGCAGATACGTATACAGGTTATTTTTGATTGCCTGCTGACGGGTAATGTTAACGAGCGCCCGTTCTTTGCGAGGAATTGTGCGGATCTGATTTTCCAACTGACGGTTGGTATTCTTCAGTTGTTGCTGAGTGCTAATCAGCGTCCGTTTTACGTTCTGAATGTTCTCCGTCAGGCTCGCTTTCGTCGCTTTGATCTGATTGTCGAGCGATTGCAGGATCGGGTTGCTTGGCGTCGTCGTGCGGCTAAGCTGATCGCGCTGCAGTTCCAGTTCGCTTACCTTGGCTACCAGGCCCATCAGCACTGGGTCGGTTACGCTAAGAGTAGCCGGTGCCATGCCGCGTTCGTCGGCTTTGCTGTCAATGTAGCGTTCGATATCCTGAACCGCTCCTAACTGAATAGTTGCTTTGTTAAGCTGATCGTCATTTTCTTTGACGGTTTCCAGGAAAACCTGCGCCTGTGAGCTCAGATCGGTAATGCCTTCGGCTGATTTGAACGACTCCACGCCTTTCTCAACTGTTGACAGTTCACCGGCGATCAGCCGTAAACGTTCTTCGATAAAGTTCAGCGTGTTCGAGGCAACGATGTTTTTATCGACAATAGCCGCCTGGTTGTATTCACTGATGAGCTTATTAAGTACGGCCTCGCCTTTGCGGGGAACAGCGTCTTCGAGGGATAACTGCAGCACAGTGGAAGCTTTGCTGCTCGGCTCAACCGTTAGGTGCTCCAGGTATTTATCAACCGCTTCGGCTTTGGGCAGTACCCGAACAACGATCGGCTCTGACTCCACCTTCAGCGGTCGGCGCGTAAACAGCCGCAATTTACCATAAGGTGTCTGAACACTCTGGTTAACCGGATAGGATACATCATTAACCCGCACTGTTTTGGCATCTGCAACGCTAATATCCAGATCCGTTTCGTAAAGGGCAGGGGCTGGTTTCTCGATCAGGACCCGGATTGGCGACTCATCATAAATTTCCCGGTTGCCCATATTGGTTGGCCGGAAATACTTTACGTCAAGGCCAAGGCCGTCTACGACCTTGCTCATCAGCGCGTGCGACTTTAAAATTTCGGTCTCGTTCTCGACTACTTTTTTGGGCGCAAAAATGTCCATCTCTTTCAGGATGTTCTCTTCGCTCAGACCTTTCTTATCGTCTTTAATCAGCAGGCTTGTCTGTATTTTATAGATGGGCGTCTGATACAGCATGAAGACATAAGCCCCTGCTCCTGCCAGGACCAGTGAAAGAACAAACCATTTCCAGTGCCGGACGTAGCGCATCAGCACCGCCCGCAGGTTGGGCGTATTCTCGGCTTCGTACAGTTGGTACGGAGCGTAGGCATAGTTATTCTGATTCGACATGATGGAGCCGTTAGATTGGATAAAGGATATAGATTAATAGAATCGGGACGCAATGATGGCCAGGAACGAGAGCCCGCTCAGCACAATTGGCAGGAGTTGGTTCGTGCGATCAGCCGTAGC is from Spirosoma taeanense and encodes:
- a CDS encoding GumC family protein; translation: MSNQNNYAYAPYQLYEAENTPNLRAVLMRYVRHWKWFVLSLVLAGAGAYVFMLYQTPIYKIQTSLLIKDDKKGLSEENILKEMDIFAPKKVVENETEILKSHALMSKVVDGLGLDVKYFRPTNMGNREIYDESPIRVLIEKPAPALYETDLDISVADAKTVRVNDVSYPVNQSVQTPYGKLRLFTRRPLKVESEPIVVRVLPKAEAVDKYLEHLTVEPSSKASTVLQLSLEDAVPRKGEAVLNKLISEYNQAAIVDKNIVASNTLNFIEERLRLIAGELSTVEKGVESFKSAEGITDLSSQAQVFLETVKENDDQLNKATIQLGAVQDIERYIDSKADERGMAPATLSVTDPVLMGLVAKVSELELQRDQLSRTTTPSNPILQSLDNQIKATKASLTENIQNVKRTLISTQQQLKNTNRQLENQIRTIPRKERALVNITRQQAIKNNLYTYLLAKREETALSYASTVADSRTIDPPRSGREPVKPVKATIFLLFGLLGLVFPVGVLAARDALNDRVSRRTDVESVSQVPILGEIMASRNVDPLVMVSGKRSVIAEQIRTLRTNLQFLRSNPTDSQVVMFTSSISGEGKSFLSLNLGASLALVDRPTVILEMDLRKPKLHSVLGLFNTVGISNYLIQEATLDEVLQEIPGFPNYHIITCGPIPPNPAELLSSPRLEQLFRELRERFAYIIVDSPPIGLVTDAQLIAPHVDATMFMVRHDHTPKAYLRMIDNLYKEHRFQRLNLILNGVGGGESYQYGYSYGYGGGYYEESNKPPKVTIHNRR